From the Bacillus tuaregi genome, one window contains:
- a CDS encoding S-layer homology domain-containing protein — protein MKKASFLVLLAVLVFSGFGGSAFGAGATFSDLTEEHRFFDEMVYLEEEGIITGFPDGTFRPEGVVTRGAVAIMIGRALDLNGEQRATKFTDVGPGQAASGYIASAVEKGIIQGYPDGTYKPNETVTRGQMAIFLSRAFELTVEVDAPFKDISPSMISYPYIKRIIAENLTQGYPDNTFRPNDKVTRAQFSAFLARALNDDFKVELPVSYVKDIDNIYYYHSSENGEFSYVYADEEYPDWNLWNVNDEFGGSYQMVERQDEEGYKVGAPYSEYQLVLAKPVEIGTVWDIEYGDEILASYVITSTGLTLTTPAGTFTDVVEVKDKTGLVTYFAPNLGMIKAVNGEETLLELTRIIVPFVEQ, from the coding sequence TTGAAGAAAGCTAGTTTCCTAGTTTTATTGGCTGTTTTGGTATTCAGTGGTTTTGGAGGCAGTGCTTTCGGTGCTGGCGCTACATTCTCGGACCTCACGGAAGAGCATCGATTTTTTGATGAAATGGTGTATTTAGAAGAAGAGGGAATAATTACTGGTTTTCCTGATGGTACATTTCGACCGGAGGGAGTGGTGACAAGAGGTGCTGTTGCCATTATGATTGGGAGAGCACTGGATTTAAACGGCGAACAGCGTGCAACGAAGTTCACAGATGTTGGACCAGGACAGGCTGCCAGCGGCTATATTGCGTCAGCGGTTGAAAAGGGTATCATTCAAGGCTATCCAGATGGAACCTACAAACCAAATGAAACGGTTACGAGAGGACAAATGGCGATTTTCTTATCAAGGGCTTTTGAGCTTACTGTTGAAGTCGATGCTCCTTTTAAGGATATTTCACCTTCCATGATCAGCTACCCCTATATTAAAAGAATTATCGCCGAAAACCTGACACAGGGCTATCCAGACAATACGTTCCGTCCGAATGACAAAGTAACAAGAGCCCAATTTTCTGCATTCCTAGCGCGGGCACTAAACGATGATTTTAAGGTTGAGTTGCCTGTTTCATACGTCAAGGATATCGATAATATCTATTATTATCACTCCAGTGAAAATGGAGAATTCTCCTATGTTTATGCGGATGAAGAGTATCCAGACTGGAATCTTTGGAATGTGAATGATGAATTTGGCGGCTCCTATCAAATGGTTGAAAGACAGGATGAGGAGGGCTATAAAGTTGGTGCTCCTTACTCTGAATATCAGTTAGTGCTTGCGAAGCCTGTCGAGATTGGAACGGTATGGGATATTGAATATGGAGATGAAATCCTGGCAAGCTACGTTATTACATCTACAGGTCTGACCCTGACCACCCCGGCCGGAACCTTTACAGATGTAGTAGAAGTGAAGGACAAAACAGGCCTGGTGACCTATTTCGCGCCAAATCTCGGAATGATTAAGGCAGTAAACGGCGAAGAAACCTTACTTGAACTAACAAGAATTATTGTTCCATTTGTAGAGCAATAA
- a CDS encoding S-layer homology domain-containing protein translates to MRRKRTNLSLSLAIALSLLIAPVASAEGADTKVDYLALGDSLAAGQSYDKTIGKGYTDYLGSQLSKIGVLSSFTKQFAVSGYTTTQILNDIESNIVKNGVSIQDEIKNAEIITIDAGANDLLQLIEIDREELKVTYDQEELTAGITTVGQNLTSIFAKIKALNPTAEIYVMGYYNPFPILPSPYKEQFVPLLDALNQVIANVSKPFGATFVPTADSIAKNALGYLPNIQDIHPNQAGYLAIANDFWKAINVKKQASFNDDIPEVAKEEIEYLVEKGIIAGYVNGNFGPNDLITRVQSAIMLNRAIVYSDDSAPNPNYTDVNDHTFGYDVIAKMTEAGVFAGNNQLFNPGNPLTRAEMAKVLVQAFELKGTGARSFNDVSSDYWAAAYISTLAENGITIGYNDGSFKPNDYITRAEFSIMLSRALNDSFK, encoded by the coding sequence TTGCGGAGAAAACGTACCAACCTTAGCTTGTCACTTGCCATAGCCTTGTCGTTGCTCATCGCTCCTGTTGCTTCAGCGGAGGGTGCTGACACAAAAGTCGATTATTTAGCACTAGGGGATTCGCTTGCAGCCGGACAGTCTTATGATAAAACAATCGGAAAAGGCTACACCGATTATCTTGGCAGCCAGCTGAGTAAAATTGGGGTGCTATCCAGCTTTACTAAGCAGTTTGCTGTTTCCGGCTATACAACCACTCAGATTTTGAACGATATTGAGAGCAACATCGTCAAGAACGGAGTTTCCATTCAAGACGAAATTAAAAATGCCGAAATCATTACGATTGATGCCGGGGCCAATGATCTTTTGCAGCTAATCGAGATTGACCGCGAGGAGCTCAAGGTTACCTATGATCAGGAGGAGCTTACTGCTGGTATCACTACAGTCGGGCAAAACCTTACATCCATTTTTGCCAAAATAAAAGCACTGAACCCAACTGCGGAAATTTACGTGATGGGCTATTATAATCCATTTCCGATTCTGCCTAGTCCTTATAAGGAGCAGTTTGTACCATTATTGGATGCATTAAATCAAGTCATTGCCAATGTGAGTAAGCCGTTTGGAGCAACCTTTGTGCCTACCGCCGATTCTATTGCAAAAAATGCTCTTGGGTACCTGCCAAATATTCAGGATATTCATCCAAACCAAGCTGGATATTTAGCGATTGCCAATGACTTTTGGAAGGCCATCAATGTGAAAAAGCAAGCCAGCTTTAACGATGACATTCCAGAGGTGGCAAAGGAAGAGATTGAATATTTAGTTGAAAAAGGAATTATTGCTGGCTATGTGAACGGCAACTTTGGACCGAATGACTTGATTACTCGTGTTCAAAGTGCAATCATGCTGAACCGAGCCATTGTCTATAGCGATGATTCGGCTCCAAATCCAAACTACACCGATGTCAATGATCACACCTTTGGCTATGATGTGATCGCCAAAATGACAGAGGCAGGCGTTTTTGCTGGTAACAATCAATTATTTAATCCGGGGAATCCTTTAACACGTGCGGAAATGGCTAAGGTTTTAGTCCAAGCCTTCGAATTGAAGGGTACGGGAGCTAGGAGCTTTAACGATGTCAGCAGCGACTACTGGGCTGCCGCCTATATCAGCACCCTTGCTGAAAATGGCATCACCATCGGCTACAACGACGGCTCCTTCAAGCCGAATGATTATATCACAAGAGCCGAATTCTCAATTATGCTGTCACGCGCGTTGAATGATAGCTTTAAATAG
- a CDS encoding N-acetylmuramoyl-L-alanine amidase: MSKYGKIMVSISMFFLTMLGLYGFQQGQNVHAKSIFVDVADNYWAKEEIEYLYGNQIISGYEGNQFKPTDPVTRGQAAKMIINAIKEKESTPSKPSFSDIKGNQFSGYIERAAQLEIISGYDDNTYRPNVNLTRGQMSKIIVNAFDLEKSQSSKTVFTDVPSTYQFASYIQTLYNERISNGNGNVFEPGKNVTRAELSAFISRALDDRFKVTAQDPTPAPKPEPDPEPTPTPPPATGLTGEVTADVLNMRSGPGSSYGLVTAIPQNAVVTVHSIDGFWAKVTYNNKTGYVHKTYLKLKNTSGSVLQNRIITIDAGHGGKDVGAVNGDIYEKDIALAVAKLVEQKLKSAGAKTVMTRSSDTYPTLDGRVQTSINNHSEMFVSIHTNAATPSASGTETYYDTSKNENGAESRELAIEIQKQLIALIGTKDRGAKDNSFLVIREQHIPSVLVELAFISNSGDLAKLTSPEYQELFAEAIFRGIKSYYSK; the protein is encoded by the coding sequence ATGTCGAAGTACGGCAAAATAATGGTAAGCATCAGTATGTTTTTTTTAACGATGCTTGGTCTATATGGCTTTCAGCAGGGCCAAAACGTTCATGCCAAAAGTATATTTGTTGATGTAGCCGATAACTATTGGGCGAAGGAAGAAATCGAGTACTTGTATGGAAATCAAATCATTAGCGGGTATGAGGGGAATCAGTTTAAACCTACGGACCCTGTCACACGTGGCCAGGCCGCAAAAATGATTATTAATGCAATAAAGGAAAAGGAATCTACCCCTTCAAAGCCTTCTTTTTCCGATATCAAAGGAAATCAATTCTCAGGCTATATTGAACGAGCTGCCCAGCTTGAAATTATCAGCGGGTATGACGATAATACATACAGGCCGAACGTCAATTTGACACGCGGTCAAATGAGTAAAATCATTGTAAATGCATTTGACCTGGAAAAATCACAAAGTTCAAAAACAGTCTTCACAGATGTTCCTTCCACCTATCAGTTTGCTTCGTATATTCAAACCCTTTATAACGAGCGGATTTCAAATGGAAATGGAAATGTATTTGAACCAGGGAAAAATGTAACAAGAGCCGAATTATCTGCTTTTATCAGCCGTGCATTGGATGATAGGTTTAAAGTAACGGCACAGGATCCAACTCCAGCACCTAAGCCGGAACCAGATCCAGAGCCTACCCCTACACCTCCTCCAGCAACAGGATTAACCGGTGAAGTAACAGCCGATGTCTTAAATATGCGTTCAGGTCCAGGCAGCAGCTATGGTCTCGTGACGGCTATCCCGCAAAACGCGGTCGTAACCGTTCACAGCATCGATGGCTTTTGGGCAAAAGTTACTTACAATAATAAAACGGGGTATGTCCATAAAACGTACTTAAAGTTGAAAAATACATCAGGCAGTGTCCTGCAAAATAGGATTATTACGATTGATGCCGGACATGGCGGCAAGGATGTTGGCGCTGTGAATGGTGATATCTATGAAAAGGATATTGCGCTGGCCGTAGCAAAGCTTGTGGAACAAAAGCTGAAAAGTGCCGGAGCAAAAACGGTGATGACGAGATCGTCTGACACCTATCCAACACTAGATGGTCGCGTCCAAACATCCATCAACAACCATTCTGAGATGTTTGTCAGCATCCATACCAATGCGGCAACACCAAGTGCTTCAGGAACCGAAACTTACTATGATACCTCCAAAAACGAAAACGGTGCAGAAAGCAGAGAGCTGGCCATTGAAATTCAAAAGCAGCTCATCGCCCTAATCGGGACAAAGGACCGCGGCGCAAAGGATAACAGCTTCCTCGTGATTCGCGAGCAACATATCCCAAGTGTCCTCGTCGAGCTTGCCTTTATCTCAAACAGTGGTGACCTAGCAAAGCTCACCTCACCAGAGTACCAAGAGCTATTCGCTGAAGCAATTTTCAGAGGAATCAAAAGCTACTATAGTAAATAA
- a CDS encoding S8 family peptidase, whose protein sequence is MFKKRYVISFLFLFLVLIPFNVSSEQLTERVIIIFNHEIDYSLLENKEIEVHHLFEEMDAASVTIPAEWKDSLLERANIQLIEPDPEVKTTAQIMSWGYHSLGLEQFKQTGFTGKGVKIGILDTGARIDHPDLRIAGGAVFVQGASSYQDDNGHGSHVAGIIAAQDNAIGAIGVAPDAEIYAVKVLDKKGEGNQSDVVKGIEWAMAQGLDIINLSITSQNGSYLLEEALKRAESQGIIAVAASGNYPTALYRNLNVLYPARYPTVLGVGSVTWEQNHFARSLFSYFGQDLDFVAPGEEIYSTYNGTGQTEYGELTGTSMASPFVAGMAALYMEAYPNLNSKQIKIHMEKSAEDLGAQGKDMEYGYGLVQPPFSKDVVNVFPDVADDSWYTKEVSDLFMKGIISGNKDGNFNPYSPITRAEAVTMIGRALNYSGIQAPTKFSDVPSGHFASGYINSTTEAGVITGFLDGSFRPNLHIIRGDVAVILQRAFGLPDATSSHFSDVADQKHYFNAINSLAEQQITQGYEDGSFKPDLNITRAQFSVFLSKAITKGTATSPH, encoded by the coding sequence GTGTTTAAAAAAAGATATGTTATTAGTTTCCTATTCTTGTTTCTAGTGCTCATTCCTTTTAATGTAAGTAGTGAGCAGCTAACTGAACGAGTCATTATCATATTTAATCATGAGATAGATTATAGCTTATTAGAAAATAAAGAGATAGAGGTACATCATCTTTTTGAGGAAATGGATGCAGCTTCGGTCACGATTCCGGCTGAATGGAAGGATAGTCTTCTTGAACGTGCCAATATTCAGTTAATTGAACCGGACCCCGAGGTGAAAACGACGGCCCAAATCATGAGCTGGGGCTATCATTCACTTGGTTTGGAGCAATTTAAGCAAACTGGTTTTACAGGAAAAGGGGTAAAAATCGGGATCTTAGATACCGGTGCTCGAATCGATCATCCAGATCTTCGAATTGCCGGTGGGGCTGTGTTTGTCCAAGGCGCCTCCTCCTATCAGGATGATAATGGTCATGGTTCCCATGTTGCCGGTATTATTGCCGCACAGGATAATGCGATTGGTGCGATTGGGGTTGCGCCGGATGCCGAAATTTATGCGGTGAAGGTTTTGGATAAAAAAGGAGAGGGCAATCAATCCGATGTCGTGAAAGGGATTGAATGGGCGATGGCTCAGGGGCTCGATATTATTAATCTGAGTATTACCTCGCAAAATGGCTCGTATCTGCTAGAAGAGGCATTGAAAAGGGCTGAAAGTCAAGGGATTATCGCAGTGGCCGCTTCAGGGAATTATCCTACAGCGCTCTATCGTAATTTAAATGTATTGTATCCTGCCCGTTATCCTACCGTGCTGGGAGTCGGGTCTGTAACATGGGAGCAAAACCATTTTGCTCGCTCATTATTTTCTTATTTTGGACAGGATTTGGATTTTGTTGCTCCTGGAGAAGAGATTTACAGTACCTATAATGGTACTGGACAAACTGAATACGGAGAGTTAACGGGTACTTCGATGGCGTCACCGTTTGTTGCCGGTATGGCCGCTTTGTATATGGAGGCCTATCCGAATTTAAATTCGAAGCAGATTAAGATTCATATGGAAAAATCAGCTGAAGATTTAGGTGCGCAGGGAAAGGATATGGAGTACGGCTATGGTTTGGTTCAGCCGCCCTTTAGCAAGGATGTCGTGAATGTATTCCCGGATGTGGCGGATGACAGTTGGTATACAAAAGAGGTAAGTGATTTGTTTATGAAGGGGATTATCAGCGGGAATAAGGATGGGAATTTCAATCCTTATAGTCCGATTACCCGCGCTGAAGCGGTGACGATGATTGGCAGAGCGTTGAACTACTCTGGTATTCAGGCGCCTACCAAGTTTTCGGATGTACCTTCCGGGCACTTTGCTTCAGGCTATATCAATAGCACGACGGAAGCGGGAGTGATTACTGGATTTTTAGATGGGTCATTTAGACCGAATCTTCACATTATTAGAGGAGATGTCGCCGTCATTCTCCAGCGGGCCTTCGGGCTACCGGATGCGACATCCAGTCACTTCTCAGATGTCGCCGATCAAAAGCATTATTTTAACGCAATCAACAGCCTAGCTGAACAACAAATTACACAAGGATACGAAGACGGCAGCTTCAAACCAGACCTCAACATCACCAGAGCCCAATTCAGCGTCTTCCTATCCAAAGCCATAACCAAAGGGACTGCCACCTCACCGCACTAA
- a CDS encoding transposase codes for MSRKPRIYYPSAIYHITDRGNRCAALFYDDWDRRKYLKVVKEAQTLYPFHLHSYCLMTNHIHLQLETINHHPQKIMSMINTHYAIYFNKRYELIGHVFQGRYKANLIDSLQYFLEASKYIHLNPLEAEMVLSPESYPWSSYKAYLSPQHPDPLVTTNKILSYFPEPQIENYRSFVEEKTLIKGEGLRV; via the coding sequence GTGTCAAGAAAACCGAGAATATACTATCCGAGTGCAATCTATCATATTACGGACCGTGGGAATCGTTGTGCCGCACTGTTTTATGATGACTGGGATAGGAGAAAGTATCTAAAAGTAGTTAAGGAAGCTCAAACCTTATATCCGTTTCATCTCCACTCTTATTGTCTAATGACAAACCACATTCATCTTCAATTGGAAACCATCAATCATCATCCGCAAAAAATCATGAGTATGATAAACACCCATTACGCTATTTATTTTAATAAACGCTATGAATTGATCGGGCATGTATTCCAAGGACGCTATAAAGCGAATCTAATTGATTCACTTCAATATTTCTTAGAAGCGAGTAAGTATATCCATCTGAACCCGCTCGAGGCGGAAATGGTTCTCTCTCCGGAAAGCTATCCCTGGAGCAGCTACAAAGCGTATCTCTCACCTCAACATCCTGACCCACTTGTTACAACTAATAAAATTCTATCTTATTTTCCAGAACCCCAAATTGAAAACTATCGGTCTTTTGTGGAGGAAAAAACGCTGATTAAAGGTGAGGGCTTAAGAGTTTAA
- a CDS encoding S-layer homology domain-containing protein, translated as MRKKFIGGLLGFLVVAGSLFSFQQPSTAYAADDITGITLEKEMRAMAERGVMKGYDDGSYQPFTHVSRGQFATLISRALDLPEGPAKFPDVPNHSQLASGINRASAAGIVNGYTNGNFGMSDEITRDQMAKMIDNALVYLKVERKAAPLSFKDASSIGDTFKEAVAHAVYDEIVKGKPVGTDVYFEPKKTATRAEAAAFIYRMLRTASPEYNIATIDSNQNLIPGQTVYSSLAEANNAISSPEQVITRNDKVVKMTAGLVYSKPPFGSQLTNIYKDQNFTSSMTYVNANQEMEYLESTDDYVKISIAGTIAYVKHREVSLIPTQQVKGKSYYEVDQAGNLLHRIYNPADNTYESAYISGKAPTFLTAGARYYSQDGGVFTDANGQEVGTAYPYFNYLPARTVTNYTGEEFNQYIQSRLAEVEALYNSDPKTYKDFKDATKISKIIGLGSYIKEAESKYKINGLVILSMAMHESKYGMSFYAQDRNNLFGLNAVDNNPDEADAFDSVEASIDALATEFLNKNYINPLGRYANGAVLGNKSRGFNVMYASDPYWGQKIAGHMYRVDQYLGGKDFAQYQIGETKSNNLNVRSTPVVEESNLQFSYKAYGMPVAILDTMTQPDGSIWHKVLSDHMDYNEAFIYSVHVQDMPIAK; from the coding sequence ATGAGAAAGAAATTTATCGGTGGATTACTTGGTTTTCTGGTGGTAGCTGGTAGTTTGTTCAGTTTCCAACAACCGTCGACAGCATATGCCGCAGATGATATCACTGGCATTACATTGGAGAAGGAAATGCGCGCGATGGCGGAGCGGGGGGTAATGAAGGGCTACGATGATGGATCCTATCAGCCGTTCACCCATGTAAGCAGAGGGCAGTTTGCTACCCTCATATCTCGTGCGCTCGACTTACCGGAAGGTCCAGCAAAATTCCCGGATGTGCCGAACCATTCACAGCTGGCCTCTGGCATTAACAGGGCCAGTGCAGCTGGTATTGTCAATGGATATACGAACGGAAATTTCGGTATGAGTGATGAAATCACACGTGACCAAATGGCGAAAATGATTGATAATGCGCTGGTCTATTTAAAGGTGGAGAGAAAAGCTGCTCCATTAAGCTTTAAAGATGCATCATCCATCGGAGACACCTTCAAGGAGGCCGTGGCACACGCCGTATATGATGAGATTGTCAAAGGGAAGCCCGTTGGCACAGATGTTTATTTTGAGCCGAAAAAAACAGCAACCCGTGCCGAAGCGGCTGCCTTTATTTATCGGATGCTACGGACCGCATCCCCTGAATATAACATCGCAACCATCGACAGCAATCAAAATCTAATCCCAGGTCAGACTGTTTACTCAAGCCTTGCCGAGGCAAATAACGCAATATCAAGCCCAGAACAGGTGATTACAAGGAATGATAAGGTTGTAAAAATGACGGCTGGACTCGTCTATTCGAAGCCACCATTTGGAAGTCAGCTGACTAACATTTATAAGGACCAAAATTTTACCAGTAGCATGACCTACGTGAATGCCAACCAGGAAATGGAGTACCTGGAATCAACAGATGATTATGTCAAAATAAGCATCGCTGGAACTATTGCTTATGTGAAGCATCGCGAAGTGAGCTTAATCCCAACACAGCAGGTCAAAGGGAAAAGCTATTACGAGGTTGATCAAGCCGGGAATTTACTTCACCGGATTTATAATCCGGCAGACAATACGTATGAGTCAGCTTATATTAGTGGAAAAGCTCCAACCTTTTTAACAGCCGGAGCTCGTTATTATAGCCAGGATGGCGGTGTGTTTACCGATGCAAATGGGCAAGAGGTTGGGACAGCCTATCCTTATTTCAACTACCTGCCGGCCCGCACCGTAACAAACTACACTGGTGAAGAGTTCAATCAATATATCCAATCTCGATTGGCAGAGGTAGAGGCACTATATAATTCTGATCCCAAAACATATAAGGACTTTAAGGATGCGACTAAGATTAGTAAAATCATAGGCTTAGGTTCTTATATAAAAGAAGCGGAATCTAAATATAAAATTAATGGTTTAGTCATTCTATCCATGGCGATGCATGAAAGTAAGTATGGGATGAGTTTTTATGCGCAGGACCGGAACAATTTGTTTGGCTTAAATGCAGTAGACAATAATCCAGATGAAGCCGATGCGTTTGACTCAGTAGAGGCTTCTATTGATGCGTTAGCGACGGAATTTTTAAATAAAAACTATATTAATCCGTTGGGAAGATACGCAAATGGAGCAGTACTTGGCAATAAATCACGTGGATTTAATGTCATGTATGCATCAGACCCTTATTGGGGCCAAAAAATAGCCGGCCATATGTACCGCGTCGATCAATACCTTGGCGGAAAGGATTTCGCTCAATACCAAATTGGAGAAACAAAAAGCAACAACCTAAATGTCCGCAGTACGCCGGTTGTGGAGGAATCGAATCTGCAATTCAGCTATAAAGCCTATGGAATGCCAGTAGCCATCCTCGACACCATGACTCAACCAGACGGTTCTATCTGGCACAAGGTCCTATCCGACCACATGGATTACAATGAAGCCTTCATTTACTCCGTACATGTCCAAGACATGCCAATCGCTAAATAA
- a CDS encoding S-layer homology domain-containing protein, producing MMKRKRVGVLGSMLAACSLLFFTEMTASANDDITGITLESEMRSVVDQGIMQGYGDGIYKPFTEVTRGQFAALLARALELPEGEPQFSDVPQTSKLANEIYSASAARIVKGYENGNFGINDNITREQMAQMIDNSLDFLNVKRTEAPLNFTDESSISKTFKRAVSRTVYDGIVKGNQKENGTYDFLPKKTATRAEAAAFISRMLHTYKEFIAQGQDGQPIPPVEEPPVEPEQPPVDSDKGWVQEGGNWYFIQEDGAMHVGWLEDEGKWYYFNNDGKMMTGKHTISGVVYEFSANGVLNKGSVTTSTRYNISLQEMINKQLSVLPKTDKYRNDKTYVHSDYIQLELDPINSAAGTALTGTVTTASLNVREGNSEEYRVVGTLKTGDTVNILSVADEWYEISYGAWRYAKPEDVAYYVNPENFPADSAAYYQFLLLSKNTGASANELNKKILAGKGILDGKGQAFVDASLKEKINELYLISHALLETGNGTSQLSTGVLVESVNGKPVEPKVVYNMFGIQARDVDPIRLGAEYAYQNGWFTPEAAIIGGAKYIGESYIHNPTYQQDTLYEMRWNPQKPGTHQYATDIGWASKQVNNLKKLYDSLSWYTLHFDVPVYK from the coding sequence ATGATGAAAAGGAAGAGGGTTGGCGTGCTGGGAAGCATGTTAGCGGCATGCAGTTTATTATTTTTTACGGAAATGACAGCTTCGGCTAACGATGACATAACAGGGATTACCTTAGAATCGGAAATGCGTTCAGTGGTGGATCAGGGGATTATGCAAGGTTATGGTGACGGTATCTATAAGCCTTTTACAGAGGTGACTAGAGGTCAATTTGCTGCACTCTTAGCCCGGGCATTGGAGCTCCCTGAAGGTGAACCACAGTTTTCAGATGTACCGCAAACATCGAAGCTTGCTAATGAAATCTATAGCGCAAGTGCAGCAAGGATTGTTAAAGGCTATGAGAATGGTAACTTTGGGATCAATGATAACATTACCAGAGAACAAATGGCCCAAATGATAGACAATAGTTTAGATTTTTTGAATGTTAAAAGAACTGAAGCACCGCTAAATTTTACAGATGAATCTAGCATCAGTAAAACTTTTAAAAGAGCTGTTTCTCGTACGGTGTATGATGGAATTGTAAAAGGGAATCAGAAGGAAAATGGCACATACGACTTTTTACCAAAAAAGACGGCTACACGGGCTGAAGCAGCTGCTTTTATTTCGCGTATGCTTCATACATATAAAGAGTTCATTGCACAGGGGCAGGATGGTCAGCCAATACCCCCTGTCGAAGAGCCACCGGTGGAGCCAGAGCAGCCACCCGTTGATTCGGACAAAGGCTGGGTTCAAGAAGGTGGGAATTGGTACTTTATCCAGGAGGACGGAGCTATGCATGTTGGCTGGCTTGAGGATGAGGGGAAATGGTACTATTTTAACAATGATGGAAAAATGATGACAGGCAAACACACGATTAGCGGTGTTGTCTATGAGTTCAGCGCTAATGGAGTGCTAAACAAAGGTTCTGTTACGACAAGTACAAGATATAATATTTCTTTACAGGAAATGATTAACAAGCAACTGTCGGTGCTGCCGAAAACTGATAAATATCGCAATGACAAGACGTATGTTCATTCGGATTATATACAGCTAGAGCTTGATCCGATAAACTCTGCAGCTGGAACCGCATTGACAGGAACTGTCACTACAGCATCGTTAAATGTTCGGGAAGGAAACAGTGAGGAATATCGTGTTGTTGGAACACTGAAAACAGGAGATACCGTTAACATCTTAAGCGTTGCCGATGAGTGGTATGAAATTTCCTATGGTGCGTGGCGTTATGCAAAGCCTGAGGACGTTGCTTATTATGTGAACCCTGAGAATTTCCCAGCGGATTCTGCTGCTTATTATCAATTTCTATTACTCTCTAAAAATACTGGTGCTTCAGCGAATGAATTGAATAAAAAGATTCTCGCTGGTAAAGGAATACTGGACGGGAAGGGACAAGCTTTTGTTGACGCAAGCTTAAAAGAAAAGATTAATGAGCTTTACCTTATTTCACATGCATTGCTGGAAACGGGTAATGGTACCTCCCAGCTGTCCACTGGAGTACTGGTAGAGTCTGTAAACGGTAAGCCGGTTGAGCCAAAGGTTGTTTATAATATGTTTGGTATCCAGGCGAGAGATGTGGATCCAATTCGACTGGGCGCTGAGTATGCCTATCAAAACGGCTGGTTTACGCCGGAAGCGGCTATTATTGGCGGTGCCAAGTATATTGGTGAAAGTTATATTCACAATCCAACCTATCAGCAGGATACTCTTTATGAGATGAGATGGAATCCGCAGAAGCCTGGTACGCATCAATATGCAACAGATATTGGCTGGGCCTCCAAGCAAGTGAATAATTTGAAAAAGCTATATGATTCATTAAGCTGGTATACACTACATTTTGATGTTCCGGTTTATAAATAA